Part of the Penicillium digitatum chromosome 4, complete sequence genome is shown below.
gaaggagaaggtcCAGAAGCGCATTGCCATGCTAGAGCAGAAGTTCCAGGGTGTGAAGCTGATGGTCGGCGTCGACCGTCTTGATTACATCAAGGGCGTGCCCCAGAAGTTGCACGCCCTTGAAGTCTTCCTTAGCGACCACCCCGAATGGGTTGGGAAGGTCGTGCTTGTACAAGTTGCCGTTCCCAGTCGACAGGACGTCGAGGAGTACCAGAATTTGAGGGCCGTGGTGAACGAGCTAGTTGGTCGGATCAATGGAAAGTTCGGTTAGTATCCTTGATTGGTGCTCTGAGTCAAGCTAATCGTCTTTCAAGGCACGGTCGAGTTCCAGCCTATCCACTTCCTACACAAGTCCGTCAACTTCGACGAACTCATCGCTCTCTATGCCGTATCAGATGCCTGCATTGTCTCATCTACCCGTGACGGCATGAACTTGGTGGCCTACGAGTATATCGCCACCCAGCAGAAGCGTCATGGAGTGTTGGTGCTCTCTGAATTCGCCGGAGCAGCCCAGAGTTTGAACGGCAGTATCATTGTGAACCCCTGGAACActgaagaactggctggcGCCTACCAAGAAGCGGTGACCATGAGCGACGAACATAGGGCTCTCAATTTTGCTAAGTTGGACAGATACGTGTCCAAGTACACCAGGTACGTTACCGTGTCACTCCGCCAACTAGGCAGTCCCTTCTCTCACATTTCGTTTCCAGCTGACCATTTTCTAGCGCATTCTGGGGCCAATCCTTCGTCACCGAACTCACCCGGATATCAGCTCACTCTGCCGATaaattccaatccaagaaaTTGGCGGAAGCAGATGCAAACGAAACTGATGTGCCACCCACGCAAGATGTGTAATAATCTTTGATGTTGTTCCTGGTTTCCAAGCTGCAGTCGGACCGGGGTCTTTCCATGAACCTTAGATGGCCTTCACGAACATGGATGAGGCGAAATGTATTTTCTTAGAGGTTTTTTGTTGGTTTCTGCCTTTGCTTTTTTCCCCCTAAAATTTGATCCCTATACACAAGTTGTTCCTTCAAGAAGACAGACCAGAATTGTTGGATCTGACCCGGACTAGTAGTTTCTCTGCGTTGGCGGGAAATTTGACCAGAATGTGACTACGTCCGCGTTGTGAAAGGAAAACATTGAGTGTGGGAATTAACATTGGAATAGCCAGAGGGAAATTCTTTTAGGCTCTTGTGCGCATGGGGCTACTTCCTCTTTGCTGCcatgttttttttacaaAGGTACTTCATCGCTTTAAACTAGAACTTGGTGAATTGGCGAAGCTAGACGGGGTTGACCTTTACGATATAAATATAGGTTGGTATGATCAATGACGTTCTATTTCCAATCTGTGCGAACAATGCTGAATAAATTTACAACAAACTGTGTAATTGTAAATTGTATGCGCGCGTCATCATGGCGGTCCGAGTATTTCCCGGGTTTTTAGTaccctgttttcaaccacACTTTAGGCTGCTGCTACATATATATAATGGAAGTGCTGAGAATTAGACTCCTCATCATATCGCCGCTCTAAGGGATATAGCCCACAGTCAGAGCTCTGCCCAACTCATCTATTACAAAAACGCATATCTGAACGCGATCAAACGTTGCCGGAATATTCGCAAGCCTATAGAACCCTTAATAAAATTTTGTATTAGGAGGGAGTCCCTCAGCCTGGTCATCTCTCTGCATTCGTCAGTCAGCACGCTTAACTGCTTCCAACCTAGGGAGCAGCAGAGTCCTTGCCAGTGCTTCTCCAAACCCCTTCACCAGCGCAATTTCGTAGTCACAGCGGGCCAGCTGTTCAGGTCCAAAGTCGGTGAAGGTCGTTGCAACATCAAAGTCAATCCAGACCAGCCTATCAGGGTCTCCACgaacaaggagaagatttCTCGGGTAGATGTCTTTGTGGTGAACGCCCGCCCTATGTATCTCCTTCATGCCCTCAATTGCCTGAGGATAGAGCGGATCCGAGTAGTTAATGCAGTTGAAACTCTCTGCATTTGGGAGGTACTCTAGCAATATTGCTCTCGGCTTGAGCTTGTCTTGAGAGAAATGTTGGAAAGTAGGATGGAATGCTGCGGGGTCCATTCGATTGATGTAGCCGTAGAATTTTGGAACGAAACTGCGTGCACAAACACCAGAGGCGAAAAGCTTCTTATATGCATTGAGTTCGCAGCGGAACCGGTTTAAATCACGACCTTTTTCGCTATATCCAGGGTCGCCGTTGTCGTGGAAAACCTTCAAAGCATACTTTTGTCCATCCAGATCTGCCTCGAATATTGAAGACGTATCAGAGTGCGTAATCTCCCTGATAATATGGATTTTGGAGGAATCCATGTCCGTTAAGGAAGCACATCTTAGATGCATTGTTGTCCTGTTGGAAAGTTACATATATCAAAAGAGGTTGAAGCAGGTCAGGCAACAAAATATGGCCCAAGTCTTGGTTACTAATAGCCAGATTATGTAAGTTTGACTCTCCGGGTCATGTGGATCCCAAA
Proteins encoded:
- a CDS encoding Protein kinase-like domain → MHLRCASLTDMDSSKIHIIREITHSDTSSIFEADLDGQKYALKVFHDNGDPGYSEKGRDLNRFRCELNAYKKLFASGVCARSFVPKFYGYINRMDPAAFHPTFQHFSQDKLKPRAILLEYLPNAESFNCINYSDPLYPQAIEGMKEIHRAGVHHKDIYPRNLLLVRGDPDRLVWIDFDVATTFTDFGPEQLARCDYEIALVKGFGEALRDDQAEGLPPNTKFY